The Flavobacterium psychrophilum genome includes a region encoding these proteins:
- a CDS encoding chemotaxis protein CheY → MKKILIIDDEEKLRALMARIIALEGFEVIQAGDCKTGLKKLDQDIDLVLCDVKLPDGNGVEMVEQIKAKFPSVEIILLTAYGNIPDGVQAIKNGAFDYIIKGDDNNKIIPLIHRALEKATLSQRVQQLEEKLGNKYSFDGILGTSKVTKDTIELAKKVAVTDTTVLLTGETGTGKEVFAQAIHQASSRNTKNFVAINCSAFSHDLLESEMFGHKAGAFTGATKDKKGLFEEANNGTIFLDEVGEMALDLQAKLLRVLENGEFIKVGESKVTKVNVRIIAATNRDFKKEIEAGHFRQDLFYRLSIFQINLPSLRERISDIEPLTLHYVKQFALKTNKKLQGASAEFISLLKMHNWPGNIRELKNVIERSVILENSTTLTPSSLPVEIQYHENSPVEDDSKVLSAFSLASAEKIHIRKVFNHTNGNKTETARLLNIALTTLYRKLEEYNIS, encoded by the coding sequence GTGAAAAAGATCCTGATTATAGACGATGAAGAAAAGCTAAGAGCCCTCATGGCACGTATTATTGCCCTGGAAGGCTTTGAGGTTATTCAGGCCGGTGATTGCAAAACAGGCTTAAAAAAATTGGATCAGGATATTGACCTTGTTCTCTGTGATGTAAAGCTACCCGACGGCAATGGCGTTGAAATGGTAGAACAGATAAAAGCAAAATTTCCATCTGTAGAAATTATACTTTTAACTGCATACGGCAATATTCCGGACGGTGTACAGGCCATTAAAAATGGTGCTTTTGACTATATTATAAAAGGCGATGATAATAACAAGATCATCCCCCTGATACATCGCGCACTGGAAAAAGCGACACTTTCGCAAAGAGTACAGCAACTTGAAGAAAAACTCGGCAATAAATATTCTTTTGATGGCATTCTGGGTACATCTAAAGTAACTAAAGACACTATTGAACTTGCTAAGAAAGTTGCGGTTACCGATACTACTGTGTTACTAACGGGAGAGACCGGAACCGGTAAAGAGGTTTTTGCGCAGGCTATACATCAGGCGAGCAGCAGGAATACTAAAAACTTTGTTGCTATTAACTGTTCGGCTTTTAGCCATGATTTATTGGAAAGTGAAATGTTTGGGCATAAAGCAGGGGCATTTACCGGAGCTACTAAAGATAAAAAAGGTTTATTTGAAGAAGCAAATAACGGAACTATCTTCTTAGATGAGGTTGGCGAAATGGCATTAGATCTTCAGGCTAAATTGCTCCGTGTATTAGAAAACGGAGAATTTATTAAAGTTGGTGAAAGTAAAGTAACCAAGGTTAATGTTCGTATTATTGCCGCTACTAACCGTGATTTTAAGAAAGAAATTGAAGCAGGACATTTCCGTCAGGACTTGTTTTACCGACTTTCCATATTCCAGATAAATCTACCCTCTCTTAGGGAACGAATATCGGATATTGAACCGCTAACACTACACTACGTTAAACAATTTGCTTTAAAAACAAATAAAAAGTTACAAGGCGCATCAGCAGAATTTATCAGCCTGTTAAAAATGCACAACTGGCCGGGTAATATTCGTGAACTAAAAAATGTTATCGAACGCAGTGTAATCTTAGAGAACAGCACTACCCTAACCCCGTCGAGCCTTCCTGTCGAAATTCAGTACCACGAAAACAGTCCGGTTGAAGATGACAGTAAAGTGCTTTCGGCATTTTCATTGGCATCTGCCGAAAAAATACACATTCGTAAAGTATTCAATCACACTAACGGCAATAAAACTGAAACAGCCCGACTTTTGAATATTGCCCTTACAACGCTATACCGAAAACTGGAAGAATACAATATTTCCTAA
- a CDS encoding ribonuclease BN, with amino-acid sequence MKVKSVIQNSFKILKDTVKGFSEDKGLKLSASLAYYTIFSLAPLLLLVISLAGAFFGKDAIEGSLFSELKGLLGNEAAAQIQEVIRNMELSGKTQLSLIIGAIVLIIAATTVFGDLQDSINMIWKVKAKPKRGWLKLLKDRLLSGSIIIGLGFILVVSLIVNGALSAFNTILKSWLPDTSVIIFSVLSLLVSFVVLVVIFGVIYKVLPDAKIKWKDVRAGALFTAFLFLLGRYIIGIYITSSQAGSPYGAAGSLIVIMLWVYYSAAILYISAEFTRAYATFKGERIIPADYAVYVEETETEKDNKNIVDATTSKK; translated from the coding sequence ATGAAAGTAAAAAGTGTAATCCAGAACAGTTTTAAAATTCTAAAAGACACCGTTAAAGGTTTTTCGGAAGATAAGGGGCTAAAACTTAGTGCTTCACTGGCTTATTATACTATTTTTTCTTTGGCTCCATTGTTATTACTCGTTATATCGTTAGCTGGTGCTTTCTTTGGAAAAGATGCAATTGAGGGCAGTTTATTCAGCGAGTTAAAAGGACTTTTGGGAAATGAAGCAGCCGCTCAAATCCAGGAAGTAATACGTAATATGGAGCTATCGGGAAAAACTCAGCTTTCACTAATAATTGGTGCTATTGTACTTATAATTGCAGCAACAACAGTATTTGGAGATTTACAGGATTCTATAAATATGATATGGAAAGTTAAAGCTAAACCGAAAAGAGGATGGCTAAAACTTTTAAAGGACAGGCTCCTATCCGGATCGATAATCATTGGCCTTGGATTTATACTTGTTGTTTCGCTTATTGTTAATGGTGCGCTATCAGCATTTAATACGATACTTAAATCATGGCTGCCGGATACATCTGTAATTATATTTAGCGTGTTAAGCTTACTTGTAAGTTTTGTAGTTTTGGTTGTAATATTTGGCGTTATTTATAAAGTGCTTCCTGATGCAAAAATAAAATGGAAAGACGTACGCGCCGGCGCACTATTTACTGCATTCTTATTTCTTTTGGGCAGATATATAATTGGAATCTATATTACTTCCTCCCAGGCTGGATCGCCTTACGGTGCCGCAGGATCGTTAATTGTAATTATGCTGTGGGTTTATTATTCAGCCGCTATACTCTACATAAGTGCAGAGTTTACCCGCGCCTATGCCACGTTTAAGGGCGAAAGAATAATACCTGCTGATTATGCCGTTTATGTGGAAGAAACAGAAACGGAGAAAGATAATAAGAACATCGTGGACGCTACTACTTCCAAGAAATAA
- a CDS encoding NUDIX hydrolase, whose translation MRNNESLQDVLTRRSEIAWEEFLPSISIDCVVFGFHDGALKVLLLKTKDRELWALPGGYMGKQEDVNAAAQRILFERSGAKNIYLQQFSVFADLNRSEGFFEGFPNTLWHKQRFVSLGFYALVDFTDVVPVIDDISTHAEWRDINDIPEMMMDHRQIFDEALITLRRQLNYKPIGYNLLQEEFTMPELQRLYEIILDKKLNRGNFYRKMIAYDILDKMDEPRKAGGAHKAPNLYKFNTEKYQAALKNGLKEEW comes from the coding sequence ATGAGGAATAACGAAAGCTTACAAGATGTACTAACAAGAAGGTCGGAAATTGCATGGGAAGAATTCCTTCCATCAATTTCTATTGACTGTGTTGTTTTTGGTTTTCACGACGGTGCATTAAAAGTATTGTTACTGAAAACAAAGGATAGAGAACTTTGGGCACTTCCCGGAGGCTATATGGGAAAACAGGAAGATGTTAATGCTGCTGCTCAACGAATTTTATTTGAGCGTTCCGGTGCAAAAAATATTTACTTACAACAATTTAGCGTTTTTGCCGACCTGAACAGGAGTGAAGGTTTTTTTGAAGGTTTTCCCAATACACTTTGGCATAAGCAAAGATTTGTTTCTTTAGGCTTTTATGCTTTGGTAGATTTTACAGATGTCGTTCCGGTTATTGACGATATTTCTACGCATGCTGAGTGGCGCGATATCAATGATATTCCTGAAATGATGATGGATCACCGTCAGATTTTTGACGAGGCGCTTATTACGTTACGCAGGCAGCTCAATTACAAACCAATTGGTTATAATTTGTTACAGGAAGAATTTACAATGCCTGAACTGCAAAGGCTTTATGAGATCATTTTAGATAAAAAACTTAACAGGGGTAATTTCTATAGAAAGATGATCGCATATGATATTCTTGATAAAATGGATGAGCCCAGAAAAGCAGGCGGAGCACATAAAGCACCAAACCTTTATAAGTTTAATACTGAAAAATACCAGGCGGCACTAAAAAATGGTCTGAAGGAAGAGTGGTAA
- a CDS encoding 3-beta hydroxysteroid dehydrogenase: MRVFVTGASGFVGSAIVEDLLKNNHEVLGLVRSNKAAEKLLATGAEVCRGDVNDLKIIQQAATNCDAVIHTAFNHDFSQYKASCEADRLVITALGEALIGTNKPLVITSGIGLLTSDNKITEDDTIKAGSDVVPRAASEEAAATVAAKGVNVYTVRLPPSVHGEGDHGFVPMLIALSREKNISAYVGEGKNHWPAVHRHDAASLYRLIVEKQPELKVFHPVAEEGIPFREIAVAIANGLGIPVMSKTGDEAADHFGWFTHFASIECVASAEKTKEVLDWNPTKQGLIDDILNANYFTV; the protein is encoded by the coding sequence ATGCGAGTATTTGTAACAGGAGCCTCAGGATTTGTAGGCTCCGCAATAGTTGAAGATTTATTAAAAAACAATCATGAGGTTCTTGGACTTGTTCGTTCCAATAAGGCAGCCGAAAAATTACTGGCAACCGGTGCAGAAGTTTGCCGTGGTGATGTAAATGACCTTAAAATAATTCAACAGGCAGCTACTAACTGTGATGCGGTAATCCATACCGCCTTTAACCACGATTTTTCGCAGTACAAAGCCAGTTGTGAAGCCGACCGCCTTGTTATAACCGCATTAGGTGAAGCATTAATCGGTACTAACAAACCTCTGGTCATTACTTCGGGTATAGGATTGCTTACCTCTGATAACAAAATTACCGAAGATGATACAATTAAGGCCGGGTCTGATGTAGTGCCAAGAGCCGCTTCAGAAGAAGCAGCGGCAACTGTTGCCGCAAAAGGTGTAAATGTATATACCGTAAGGCTTCCGCCCAGCGTACATGGAGAAGGCGATCATGGTTTTGTACCTATGCTTATAGCTTTATCACGAGAAAAAAATATATCTGCTTATGTTGGCGAAGGTAAGAATCATTGGCCTGCGGTACATCGTCATGATGCAGCCTCGTTATACAGGCTTATTGTTGAGAAACAACCCGAATTAAAAGTATTTCACCCGGTAGCCGAAGAAGGAATCCCCTTTCGTGAAATAGCGGTTGCTATAGCAAATGGACTTGGTATACCTGTCATGAGTAAAACCGGTGATGAGGCAGCCGATCATTTTGGTTGGTTTACCCATTTTGCTTCTATAGAATGTGTGGCTTCAGCCGAAAAAACAAAAGAAGTTTTAGATTGGAATCCGACAAAGCAAGGACTTATAGATGACATTTTAAACGCTAATTATTTTACGGTGTAA
- a CDS encoding translation factor Sua5: MSQFIKIYPENPNEKEIAKVVKILRDGGLIIYPTDTVYGLGCDITNSKALERIAKIKGIKLDKANFSFVCSDLSNISDYVKQIDTSTFKILKRSLPGPYTFILPGNNNLPKEFKKKTTVGIRVPDNNITLEIVRQLGNPIVSTSIYDEDEVLEYSTDPELIFEKWQNRVDAVIDGGYGDNVASTIIDLSGDEPVVVREGKGDPDVF, from the coding sequence ATGTCTCAATTTATTAAAATATATCCCGAAAACCCAAACGAAAAGGAAATTGCCAAAGTGGTGAAGATACTTCGCGATGGAGGGCTTATAATATATCCAACCGATACAGTATATGGATTAGGTTGTGATATTACTAATAGTAAGGCGTTGGAACGTATCGCCAAGATAAAGGGCATTAAGCTGGATAAGGCTAACTTCTCTTTCGTGTGCAGTGACCTGAGTAATATATCAGATTATGTAAAGCAGATTGATACGTCAACATTTAAGATACTTAAGCGATCGCTTCCGGGACCATATACGTTTATCTTGCCGGGTAATAATAATCTCCCTAAAGAATTCAAGAAAAAGACAACCGTAGGTATCCGTGTGCCTGATAACAACATAACGTTAGAGATAGTGCGTCAATTGGGAAATCCAATTGTTTCAACTTCAATTTATGACGAAGATGAGGTTTTGGAATATTCCACAGATCCTGAATTGATCTTTGAAAAATGGCAAAACCGTGTTGATGCTGTTATTGATGGTGGATATGGCGATAACGTTGCCTCCACAATCATAGATCTTTCAGGTGATGAACCTGTAGTTGTAAGGGAAGGCAAAGGAGATCCTGACGTTTTTTAG
- a CDS encoding MFS transporter — translation MKKHNFSAGPSILPQEVFEKAAQAVINFNNSGLSLLEISHRSKDFVAVMDEARVLVLELMGLTGKGYQALFLSGGASLEFVRVPYNLMTQHGKAAYLDTGTWAAAAIKEARQFGDTLIVGSSKADNYSYIPKDYTVPADADYFHCTSNNTIYGTQMQSFPEVSVPVVCDMSSDIFSRQLDFSKFDLIYAGAQKNMGPAGTTLIVIKEDILGKTGRQIPSILDYKQHIDKESMYNTPSVFAIYTSYLTLQWLKNNGGIAEMEKKNNAKAALLYTEIDRNPLFKGTANTEDRSKMNVTFLLNDEAHADAFDKLWKSKGISGLPGHRSVGGYRASIYNAMPIESVQVLVNAMQELEKSI, via the coding sequence ATGAAAAAACATAATTTCAGCGCAGGGCCATCTATCCTGCCACAGGAAGTTTTCGAAAAAGCCGCACAGGCTGTAATAAATTTCAACAATTCAGGACTTTCCCTTCTTGAAATTTCCCACCGAAGCAAAGATTTCGTAGCCGTTATGGACGAAGCCCGTGTTCTTGTTTTAGAGCTTATGGGACTTACAGGAAAAGGTTACCAGGCGTTGTTCCTTTCGGGAGGTGCAAGCCTTGAGTTCGTAAGGGTACCTTATAACTTAATGACTCAACATGGTAAAGCTGCTTACCTGGATACAGGAACGTGGGCAGCCGCAGCTATTAAAGAAGCAAGGCAGTTTGGTGATACACTAATCGTTGGTTCTTCTAAAGCTGACAACTATTCTTATATCCCTAAAGATTATACTGTTCCTGCAGATGCAGATTATTTTCACTGCACAAGCAACAATACCATCTATGGTACGCAAATGCAAAGTTTCCCTGAAGTTAGCGTTCCCGTTGTATGTGATATGAGTTCGGATATATTTTCCCGTCAGCTTGATTTCTCTAAGTTCGATCTTATATATGCCGGAGCGCAGAAAAATATGGGACCTGCAGGTACTACTCTAATTGTTATTAAAGAAGATATTCTTGGGAAAACAGGAAGACAGATTCCTTCTATACTTGATTATAAACAGCATATCGATAAAGAGAGTATGTATAACACTCCCTCTGTGTTCGCTATATATACTTCTTACCTTACGCTTCAATGGCTTAAGAACAATGGAGGTATTGCTGAAATGGAAAAGAAAAATAACGCCAAAGCAGCCCTTCTTTATACTGAGATAGACCGCAATCCGTTATTTAAAGGTACTGCCAATACAGAAGACCGTTCTAAAATGAATGTAACCTTCCTTCTAAATGATGAGGCACATGCCGATGCGTTTGATAAACTTTGGAAATCTAAAGGTATTAGCGGATTACCGGGCCACCGTTCTGTAGGTGGATACCGAGCATCTATTTATAATGCTATGCCGATAGAAAGCGTTCAGGTATTAGTAAATGCGATGCAGGAACTGGAAAAAAGTATATAG
- a CDS encoding glycosyl transferase family 2, with protein MGETNFFEAFVFTYASMLLLLYLMLALFSYINTRRYRTYNTRLDDGFLMESPLTPGISVIAPAYNEEKTIIVSTRSLLSLNYPQYEVIIVNDGSTDDSLDLLISEFELEETPFAYVERIKTEPYKRIFKSVNPEYSHLIVVDKENGGNKADASNAGINASQYPYFLCTDSDCIIDKNALLKMIKPVLNSRKRVICVGATLRMSNNCEIENGAIKRVKPPKQWIPRFQELEYLRAYLFGKMGWSLVNCVPNVSGGLGLFDKEIAITSGGYDPASHAEDMDIMIKMSAYMINNKEKYKVEYIPVSACWTEGPPDVTILGRQRTRWARGLAQIFFVHRRIFFNPKYKRLGMVIFPIQLLTEFLAPVIEAVGLIYFIYLIVTGQLNWSTVGIIFLYSYSAAIMFGSLVILMDNVIKRHYETTREIFQLWMMAFLEPFIYHPLQIFFYLKGYFKFFTSSDMEWGTMTRQGFQQDTIPDSKAITENNI; from the coding sequence ATGGGAGAGACCAATTTTTTTGAGGCTTTCGTGTTTACCTATGCCTCTATGTTACTGCTGCTGTATCTTATGTTAGCACTATTTTCATACATAAACACGAGAAGGTACAGAACGTACAATACCCGGCTTGATGACGGCTTCTTAATGGAATCTCCATTAACACCGGGAATATCTGTAATCGCGCCGGCCTACAATGAAGAGAAAACTATAATTGTAAGTACAAGGTCGTTACTTTCTCTTAATTATCCGCAATATGAAGTAATCATAGTTAATGATGGAAGTACAGATGATTCACTTGATTTACTAATAAGTGAATTTGAACTTGAGGAAACACCATTTGCCTACGTTGAGAGAATTAAAACCGAACCTTATAAAAGGATATTTAAATCAGTAAACCCTGAATACTCTCATCTTATTGTAGTAGATAAGGAAAATGGCGGAAATAAAGCGGATGCTTCAAATGCGGGTATTAATGCTTCTCAATACCCCTATTTTCTTTGTACGGATAGTGACTGTATCATCGATAAGAATGCTTTATTAAAGATGATAAAGCCGGTACTTAATTCGCGTAAAAGGGTTATTTGTGTTGGCGCTACTTTAAGAATGTCTAACAATTGTGAGATAGAGAATGGAGCCATAAAACGTGTGAAGCCGCCCAAACAGTGGATTCCGAGATTTCAGGAACTGGAATATCTTCGTGCTTATTTATTTGGAAAAATGGGGTGGAGCCTTGTAAACTGTGTGCCTAACGTATCGGGAGGTTTGGGCTTATTTGATAAAGAGATTGCCATTACTAGCGGAGGCTATGATCCGGCATCGCATGCGGAAGATATGGATATTATGATCAAGATGTCTGCCTATATGATAAATAATAAAGAGAAATATAAGGTTGAATATATTCCGGTTTCTGCATGTTGGACAGAAGGGCCTCCAGATGTTACAATACTTGGACGCCAAAGGACGAGATGGGCGAGAGGGCTGGCGCAAATATTCTTTGTACATAGAAGGATATTTTTCAATCCCAAATATAAAAGGCTTGGTATGGTAATTTTTCCGATACAGCTCTTAACAGAATTTCTTGCACCGGTTATTGAAGCCGTAGGACTTATCTATTTTATTTATCTTATCGTTACAGGGCAGTTAAATTGGAGTACGGTAGGGATTATATTCCTTTATTCCTATTCAGCCGCAATAATGTTCGGGTCACTGGTAATACTAATGGATAATGTAATTAAAAGGCATTATGAGACTACAAGGGAGATCTTTCAATTATGGATGATGGCATTTTTGGAGCCATTTATTTACCATCCGCTTCAGATATTTTTCTATCTCAAAGGATACTTTAAATTTTTCACCTCAAGCGACATGGAATGGGGAACCATGACGCGCCAGGGATTCCAACAGGACACAATACCGGATTCTAAAGCAATAACAGAAAATAACATATAA
- a CDS encoding cyclic nucleotide-binding protein, with translation MRTEFEIYLKTQAGISEEVIRRISDLAISKTLGRNEYLFNAGEICRNKIFVVKGLIRMFSTTSDGNEHILQFSPENTWTLDVESYDKQIPSLVSINAIETTTVLLWQKDDFNTLLQDIPELKKLSERLISQNIYYNRHRMLTTLGATPEDRYNDFLKTFPHLKSRLPLRMIASYLGISLKTLNRIRHSQIQTENSVK, from the coding sequence ATGCGTACCGAATTTGAAATTTATCTTAAAACACAGGCTGGAATTTCTGAAGAAGTTATTCGTAGAATTAGCGATTTGGCTATATCGAAAACCTTGGGAAGAAATGAGTATTTATTTAACGCGGGAGAGATATGCCGCAACAAGATATTTGTAGTTAAAGGGCTTATCCGCATGTTTAGTACGACCTCGGATGGTAACGAGCATATACTGCAATTTTCACCGGAAAACACCTGGACTCTTGATGTTGAAAGTTATGATAAGCAAATACCCTCGCTGGTAAGTATCAATGCTATCGAAACTACTACTGTTCTGCTGTGGCAAAAAGATGATTTTAATACTTTACTTCAGGACATACCTGAACTTAAAAAACTATCTGAAAGGCTTATCTCGCAAAACATATATTATAACAGGCACCGTATGCTTACTACCCTTGGGGCCACACCTGAAGATAGGTATAATGACTTTTTGAAAACATTTCCGCACCTGAAATCCCGTTTACCGCTACGAATGATTGCCTCCTATTTAGGCATTTCACTTAAAACTTTAAATCGTATAAGACACTCACAAATACAAACTGAAAATAGTGTCAAATGA
- a CDS encoding 3-phosphoglycerate dehydrogenase: MKVLANDGISKSGVIALEDGGFEVITTKVAQEQVANYINTNNVSVLLVRSATKVRKDIIDACPGLKIIGRGGVGMDNIDVEYAREKGVHVINTPASSSDSVAELVFAHLFSGVRFLYDANRNMPLEGDTNFEGLKKAYTNGIELRGKTLGIIGFGRIGRSVARIALGLGMRVIASDKFVGNAEIRVDFYNGQFINVDIVTEPMEDIYKHADFITLHVPAQEGGYVIGKAEFDAMKDGVGIVNASRGGVIDEVALVDALDSGKVAFAGLDVFEEEPKPAIQVLMNPKVSLTPHIGAATLEAQDRIGTELAEQIISLLKTENS, from the coding sequence ATGAAAGTATTAGCAAATGACGGTATATCTAAAAGCGGTGTAATTGCCCTTGAAGATGGCGGATTTGAAGTTATAACGACAAAAGTGGCACAGGAACAGGTTGCCAATTATATAAACACAAATAATGTTAGCGTATTATTGGTGCGTAGTGCTACTAAAGTACGTAAAGACATTATCGATGCCTGCCCGGGTCTTAAGATCATTGGCCGTGGTGGTGTTGGTATGGATAATATTGATGTAGAATATGCACGTGAAAAAGGTGTTCATGTAATAAATACACCTGCTTCCTCATCAGATTCTGTTGCAGAGCTTGTATTTGCACACCTTTTTAGCGGTGTACGTTTCCTTTATGATGCCAACCGCAATATGCCTCTTGAAGGCGACACAAACTTCGAAGGTCTTAAGAAAGCCTACACGAATGGAATCGAGCTTCGTGGTAAAACATTAGGTATTATAGGTTTTGGGCGTATTGGCCGTTCTGTTGCAAGAATTGCTTTAGGACTGGGTATGCGTGTTATTGCGTCAGATAAATTTGTTGGTAATGCAGAGATCAGGGTTGATTTCTACAACGGACAATTCATCAATGTGGATATCGTTACTGAACCAATGGAAGATATTTACAAACATGCCGACTTTATTACGCTTCACGTACCTGCACAGGAAGGCGGTTATGTTATTGGAAAAGCCGAGTTTGATGCCATGAAAGATGGTGTTGGTATTGTTAATGCGTCACGTGGTGGTGTAATTGATGAAGTTGCACTTGTTGATGCACTTGATTCAGGTAAAGTAGCATTCGCAGGTCTTGATGTTTTTGAAGAAGAGCCGAAACCTGCTATACAGGTACTGATGAATCCAAAAGTATCACTTACCCCGCATATCGGTGCTGCTACACTTGAAGCTCAGGACCGTATAGGTACCGAACTTGCAGAGCAGATCATCAGCTTGCTAAAAACTGAGAATTCTTAA
- a CDS encoding glycosyl transferase family 2 yields the protein MKSETITSKQLYSSENGTIEQNHFRVYNNTPLEVASPFEFAGKDYLNDVFEKVTRTSQKPFALLVLVATFALMFGSAYLVYELQPEFYEFNSSRLNSTWGFVFLVITSALLVFKLLFFAYSIFLYLRYKPVESVSDELLPTVTVIVPAYNEGKLVLDTLISLANSDYPVEKLQLLAVDDGSKDDTWSYMQQAKEMLGDRLAIYQQPENKGKRHALYRGFNLGTGEVFVTVDSDSIVKEDTLRNLVSPFVTNENCGAVAGNVRVLNKDKGILPKMLNVSFVMSFEFQRSVESMFGSVMCTPGALAAYRSSAVFACLPDWINQTFMGQPSDIGEDRAMTNMILKQGHHVLFQRNSYVLTDVPEKFSGLSKMFIRWDRSNVRENIMMSKFVFKNFREGSKAGSRLLFINQLLKIVLTYPFLLFMLFFIVMHPILFVSSTLFSILVMSTFPVLFYAKRYDLPQSFWAYSYSILYTFGLFWITPYAIATANKRGWLTRGLPQK from the coding sequence ATGAAAAGTGAAACAATTACATCAAAGCAATTATATTCTTCGGAAAATGGCACAATTGAACAAAATCATTTTCGTGTTTACAATAATACACCATTGGAAGTAGCTTCTCCTTTTGAATTTGCAGGGAAAGATTATCTGAATGATGTTTTCGAGAAAGTGACCAGGACATCGCAAAAACCATTTGCACTTTTAGTGCTGGTAGCTACATTTGCGTTAATGTTTGGGTCTGCTTACTTGGTTTACGAATTACAACCGGAGTTTTATGAATTCAATTCAAGCAGGCTAAATTCAACCTGGGGATTTGTTTTTCTGGTTATAACATCTGCACTGCTAGTATTTAAACTGCTTTTCTTTGCCTATAGTATATTTCTTTATTTACGATACAAACCGGTTGAATCTGTATCAGATGAATTGCTTCCAACAGTAACAGTAATAGTTCCGGCATATAATGAAGGTAAATTAGTACTTGATACATTAATAAGCCTTGCAAACAGTGATTACCCGGTAGAAAAATTACAATTACTAGCCGTTGATGATGGTAGTAAAGATGATACATGGTCTTATATGCAACAAGCTAAAGAAATGTTAGGCGATCGTCTTGCAATCTATCAGCAACCAGAAAATAAAGGAAAACGTCATGCATTATATCGCGGGTTTAACCTTGGCACAGGAGAAGTTTTTGTAACTGTAGATAGCGATTCTATTGTAAAAGAAGATACTTTGAGAAACTTAGTTAGTCCTTTTGTAACTAATGAAAATTGTGGTGCAGTTGCAGGAAACGTAAGGGTACTAAATAAAGACAAAGGTATATTACCAAAAATGCTTAATGTAAGTTTTGTAATGAGCTTTGAGTTTCAACGTTCTGTTGAGAGTATGTTCGGTTCAGTAATGTGTACGCCGGGTGCTTTGGCGGCTTACCGTAGTTCTGCTGTCTTTGCGTGTCTTCCTGATTGGATTAACCAGACTTTTATGGGACAGCCTTCTGATATTGGAGAAGACAGAGCAATGACAAACATGATCCTAAAACAAGGGCATCACGTATTGTTCCAGAGAAATTCATATGTACTTACAGATGTACCGGAAAAATTTAGCGGCCTGTCTAAAATGTTTATTAGGTGGGACAGGAGTAATGTTCGTGAAAACATTATGATGTCTAAGTTTGTATTTAAAAACTTCCGGGAGGGTTCTAAAGCCGGGTCAAGATTACTATTCATCAACCAGTTGTTGAAAATTGTATTGACGTATCCGTTCCTATTGTTTATGCTGTTTTTTATAGTAATGCATCCAATATTATTTGTTAGCTCAACACTTTTCAGTATTCTTGTTATGTCTACTTTCCCAGTGTTGTTTTATGCTAAACGATACGATCTTCCACAGTCATTCTGGGCATATTCATACAGCATCTTATATACTTTTGGGCTATTCTGGATTACTCCGTATGCTATTGCTACTGCAAATAAAAGAGGATGGCTAACACGTGGTTTACCTCAAAAATAA